One Ignavibacterium album JCM 16511 genomic region harbors:
- a CDS encoding UvrD-helicase domain-containing protein, whose product MKLTNEQYNIINSTGDIKINAVAGSGKTTTIIEYSKSRPKKNKILYLAFNRSVKTEAEQRFGSIGLDNVKVETAHSLAYKNTVFRFNYNVKTQGYKTYEIAEILKLRRRKEKHFELIAANHINRFVNYFCNSKVKKVNELNYLDAVSDPLAFEFVKKNYEYIEKHTREFLAKMDKGEIEITHDFYLKKFQLSYPNLGFEYILFDEGQDASPAMLDVFLNQPATKVIVGDSHQQIYSWRFAINSLESVDFRRFPLTISFRFSQDIANLAVEILKWKNLIDAKEILPIKGTGGKESNKLKATLARTNLGLLSKAIDFVTEKSKPQTLYFEGNVNSYFYSEDGASLFDVLNLYNHNHDMIKDNLIKSMNDFSELEDYVEKTEDTQLAMLVEIVKKYENDLPRLIRLIRDSTVENKNDAKMIFSTVHRSKGMEYGTVFLHNDFISQKKIKRLVDKQNDVPIDVAKINEEVNILYVAITRAINNLFIPQHYLPTSFPKSASIKITGGETEERDFNNRKKLDTFRGRDIHNKSYSIDDVRKNHPDAYKAWLPEEEAKLLSMVKANISINDISRSLGRTKGAIVNRLNKIFGR is encoded by the coding sequence ATGAAGCTCACTAACGAACAATACAATATTATAAATTCAACCGGAGATATTAAGATAAATGCTGTTGCCGGTTCAGGGAAAACAACAACAATAATAGAATATTCCAAATCTCGACCAAAGAAAAATAAAATACTTTATCTTGCCTTTAATCGTTCCGTTAAAACTGAAGCTGAGCAAAGATTCGGTTCAATTGGACTTGATAATGTAAAGGTCGAAACCGCACATTCTCTTGCTTATAAGAATACCGTTTTTCGTTTTAATTATAATGTTAAAACACAGGGCTACAAAACTTATGAAATAGCTGAAATTCTGAAACTCCGCCGCCGCAAAGAAAAACATTTTGAACTTATCGCCGCAAATCATATTAACCGTTTCGTGAATTATTTCTGCAACAGTAAAGTTAAAAAAGTTAATGAGTTAAATTACCTTGATGCTGTTTCCGATCCGCTTGCATTTGAATTCGTAAAGAAGAATTATGAATACATCGAAAAACATACAAGAGAATTTCTTGCTAAAATGGATAAGGGAGAAATTGAAATAACTCATGATTTTTATCTTAAAAAATTTCAATTGTCTTATCCCAATCTTGGATTTGAATATATTCTCTTTGATGAAGGACAGGACGCTTCACCAGCTATGCTTGATGTATTTCTGAATCAGCCGGCAACAAAAGTAATTGTAGGAGATTCTCATCAGCAGATTTATTCTTGGCGATTTGCAATTAATTCTTTAGAGAGTGTTGACTTTAGAAGATTCCCTCTGACTATTAGTTTCCGCTTTTCACAGGATATTGCAAATCTTGCTGTTGAAATTTTAAAATGGAAAAATCTCATTGATGCAAAAGAAATTCTTCCTATCAAAGGAACCGGCGGAAAAGAATCCAACAAACTAAAAGCAACTCTTGCACGCACAAATCTTGGTTTATTGAGCAAAGCAATTGATTTTGTTACTGAAAAATCCAAACCACAAACTCTTTACTTTGAAGGGAATGTTAATTCGTATTTTTATTCTGAGGATGGTGCATCGTTGTTCGATGTTCTTAATCTTTACAATCATAATCACGATATGATTAAAGATAATTTAATCAAAAGCATGAATGATTTTTCTGAACTTGAAGATTATGTTGAAAAAACTGAAGACACTCAGCTTGCTATGCTTGTCGAGATAGTCAAAAAGTACGAAAACGATTTGCCTCGCTTAATCCGATTAATACGAGATTCGACTGTTGAAAACAAAAATGATGCAAAGATGATATTCTCGACCGTTCATCGTTCAAAAGGAATGGAGTACGGAACTGTTTTCCTTCACAACGATTTTATTTCACAAAAGAAAATCAAAAGACTTGTAGATAAACAAAATGATGTCCCGATTGATGTAGCCAAAATTAATGAAGAAGTAAACATACTTTATGTTGCCATAACGCGGGCTATAAACAATTTATTTATTCCGCAGCATTACCTGCCGACCAGTTTTCCAAAATCTGCAAGCATAAAAATTACCGGCGGTGAGACTGAAGAGCGGGATTTTAACAACAGAAAAAAGTTAGATACATTCAGAGGAAGAGATATTCATAATAAATCGTATTCGATTGATGATGTAAGAAAAAATCATCCGGATGCTTACAAAGCATGGCTTCCGGAAGAGGAAGCAAAGCTTCTGTCTATGGTAAAAGCTAATATCAGTATAAATGATATTTCACGATCGCTTGGAAGAACCAAAGGAGCTATTGTTAACCGGTTGAATAAAATTTTTGGAAGATAG